The nucleotide sequence CTGCCACCGTTTGGGTGGGTTGAAACGGCGAATCCGGCTTAACCTGGGCTACTCCTTTCACGGCCGTAGGGCACTCCGGAATGTAGGAGTTGACGGGCACACCTGGTAGGCGCGGTTCCTGGCAGGCCGATTGGAACAGCGTGCTAGCATACGACTCCTGCACTGTGGTGCCTGCCGCATCGAAAGAGTAGAAGCGCGCCTTTACCGTGCCATCAGCGAAATATTCCAGCTTGGAAAACCCTTCTTCTGCCTTGTTGTACAATGCCTGCCCGCCCGGTCCGACGTGCTGCTTCTCAGCGAAAGAGCCCGATACGAGGTGGTAGTTGTTGTCGCGGCGGTTGAGTTGCAAGCTGTAGTCGTGGGCGGCGGCGTACACAGCGCCGGGATGGTCGCGCAGGGTGTTCAGCAATTCCTTGCTGTACTCCTGGTAGGCGGGGTAAGCGAGGTCGCGCGGGGTGCCCACGTTCTGGCGATACGCCGCGTAAATGGTTCCAAATACCGGCGGTAGCAAGTGGCGGCTCAAGGGCTGGCTGCCCCCGTATACGCCGTTGCTGATGACGGGCTGATGCCCCAGGAGCAGCACGTTCTTGTCTTTGGTGTCGTCGAGCAGGTCTTGGAGTTGCTCCCGGAATTCCTGCTGGGTAAGAGTTTTGCAATCCGTATCCGGGGCTTCGGGGCGGTGGAACGGATGGGTGAACCATGGCGTGTTGAGAGCCACGAGGCGCACGTTGGGGGCCACGTCCACTACTTCAGGACCCGGGCAGCCACCCGTAGGCACGAAGGCATTTTGACCAGGCAGCCGCTTTTCAATGTACTCTTCCAGGCGGCGCACCCGCTTCAACCCGTCGCGGCCGGAATTGGCCCAGTCCCGGTCGCCGGGCACGAAGTAGATTCGGCCATTCGGCAAGCCGCGTACCAAGGCTAGCAGGGCATCAACGCGGGCCGTTTCGTTGCTGCGCGTTGAATCCTGTTTGGAGCCTAGACCGGCGGGCCCTACTACGTCGCCGAGGTGAACCACGGTGAAGGTGCCGGCCTGTTGTTCCAAACTCTTACGGAGGGCTTGCAGATGAGCCGTTGGTAGGTCGGCAGTGGCCGTGTTGCCGAGCAGGTAAACTGTGTGAGTGGCCTGCTGAACGGACTGAGCTTGCGCTGAAAGTGCCGTATTGAGGCCAAGAGCAGCCAGCAGCAGCCAGCGTAGGTGTGAATGCATACGAAATGAACTGGGTGCCTGCGGAGCAGGATTCAGGCAAAAAGTTTAATCTTAATTTAATTTGCCTCTTTTAACCTCATCAGCGCCCTAAAGGTTGGCGCCAAGGCCTCACGCTTCTGTTCAATAACAACAGCAGCAAGCAGGGCAGGCCCACCCAAACTACTTCGCTACTCAAGACGCGCAATGCCCGTTCGCCGGCAAAATTGCGAATGCCAATAGGAGATACCTGAATAGGGCGAAAACCGAAGAAGTAGCGCTGCACGTTGAACGGGCTGAAAAATGCTACCCCTAGGCCGCCCGTCGTCATGGCATCCAGTATACCATGCGACGCGGTAGCTAGAAACAACAGCACCCATAGCCGCCCGAGTGACGGAGCAGTGGCAGGGCGCCGCATACCATACAAGCTCGTCAGCAGAGAAGCCACTACAGCAGCAGCGAGAAAGGAGTGGGTCAGGCCACGGTGCCCCCACAAGCCGGCATACGGAACCTGAAATTTAAACCCGACAACGTCCGCATCGGGCAGGAAGGCGCAGGCTGCCGCCACCACCCACCAGCGCCAGTGGCGTCGTTCGGGAAGCAGGAGTACACCCAACGTTGCGCCAAGCGCTGTATGCCCGAAAACAGAAGCCATAATTTTAATACAGAAGGAAACACTACTCTACTAATAGCTTTTGTGTAACGGGGCCATAAGTTGTGGGCAACGTAACTAGGTATAAGCCTGGTACTTCGGGTAATGCCAGTTCAAGCTTGTGGGTTGTAAGCAGCCGTTGGCTGACAACCTGCCCCAACTGGTTGCGGACAACCACCGCGCCGGCGACCGGAGGAGCTGCCAGCTCTAGGGTAACCTGCCGCCGTGCCGGATTAGGGTACAGCGTAAAGGCTGCTTGCCGGCTGGCTGCCGCCGTAGCCGAAGGGATGCCAACTGTGAAATTTTGCGTGACTGTACTGCCCTGAAACGTTGCCGTAAACCGCCAGTTGCCAACGGGAGCATTCGTGGGCAGCACGTAGTTCCAGTACCAGTAAGAAGCAGCATAGTGAGCAGGAGTGATGCTATGCGTCCAAGTGGCAAATACGGTATTATCAGGCCGGTAAACGGTATAGGTGGTCAGCTGGCCCGCCTGCTGGTCGTGGTAGTAGGCCGCCAAATATATGCGCGCACCGGGCGCAAAGTTGCTGCTGGTGTTGGGCGTGTGAGGAGCCGGGCACGTAGCAAGTACTGGCGGCGCCGAGTGGGTCATCAGGGTGTTGATGGTGGGCTCATAATAGGGCTTCTGAGTGGCCCAGGAGGTTGCCCCTGGGCTACATGTACCAGCGTAAGGGTCGATGACGGTGCCATTAGCGGCGTGCACCTCGAAGTGCAGGTGCGGACCGGTGGAACTACCCGAGCTACCGACAGTTCCCAAAAACTCGCCCTGTGCAACGCTAGCTCCCACGGCTTTGGTGGTGAGCGAGCCGCTTTTCATATGCCCGTACCAACACACCGATCCGTCGGCGTTCTGCACGTATACGGCGTTCCAGTTGGCGCTGTTGAAGGCGCAGTTCATGTCGAAATTACCATCCGATTTGGCGATGATAACCCCCGCGGTGGCCGCTACTATTTCAGCCTGCCCGCTGGCCATCATATTCATATCAAAAGGCCACAGAAATACGTCAAGGCCCCCATGGTTGTAGCCCGCAGCCGTATCGTAGGTGCGGGTACCACAATTCCAGTCCAGCAGTTGATTGGGGTAGGCGGCGTTGCGGTCAACGAAGTTGGAAATGCCATAGATGCTGTTGTAGCTGAAGCCAGCTGCTTGCCGCAGGGGCCAGCTGAGCGGCACGGTAGCAGGGCGGTTGGCGGGGCCGGGCAGAATACCACGCTGGGTAAGCGTGCGGATGTTAGTGTCCAGCATACTATCAATGCGCGCATGCTGGGTAGGAGTGAGGCACGCGCCGGGAGTTGGCAGGTAGCTGCCACCACCAGCGGGGGCCACACTCTGCGCACTAGCTGATAGTGCAGTGAAGGCAAGAACAGGTAAAAATTGCTTCATAATATCAAGTAAGAAAAGTGAGTAAGGCAAACAGCTTCTGCGTAGTGAAGCAGAAAAGCCTTGCCCGTAATTTATATAAATTGTTTATTGTATATATAGATTACAGGCAAGGCTTCAGAGGTTGGGCTACTTGCATTGTAGCGCCGCCACCCATTTTGCGAGGTAGGCCCATTCAGCTTTGTGCCAGTAACTCCGCTGCTACCCGCGGTACGCCCGTAGTAGCTGGCTCGCTGATGAAATGCAGGTTCGGCCGGCGTAGCAGTGGCGGCTGGTGTGGGTCAATGACGTAAATGGGGCAAGTGTTGGGTGCATAAT is from Hymenobacter tibetensis and encodes:
- a CDS encoding metal-dependent hydrolase, translating into MASVFGHTALGATLGVLLLPERRHWRWWVVAAACAFLPDADVVGFKFQVPYAGLWGHRGLTHSFLAAAVVASLLTSLYGMRRPATAPSLGRLWVLLFLATASHGILDAMTTGGLGVAFFSPFNVQRYFFGFRPIQVSPIGIRNFAGERALRVLSSEVVWVGLPCLLLLLLNRSVRPWRQPLGR
- a CDS encoding peptidoglycan DD-metalloendopeptidase family protein — its product is MKQFLPVLAFTALSASAQSVAPAGGGSYLPTPGACLTPTQHARIDSMLDTNIRTLTQRGILPGPANRPATVPLSWPLRQAAGFSYNSIYGISNFVDRNAAYPNQLLDWNCGTRTYDTAAGYNHGGLDVFLWPFDMNMMASGQAEIVAATAGVIIAKSDGNFDMNCAFNSANWNAVYVQNADGSVCWYGHMKSGSLTTKAVGASVAQGEFLGTVGSSGSSTGPHLHFEVHAANGTVIDPYAGTCSPGATSWATQKPYYEPTINTLMTHSAPPVLATCPAPHTPNTSSNFAPGARIYLAAYYHDQQAGQLTTYTVYRPDNTVFATWTHSITPAHYAASYWYWNYVLPTNAPVGNWRFTATFQGSTVTQNFTVGIPSATAAASRQAAFTLYPNPARRQVTLELAAPPVAGAVVVRNQLGQVVSQRLLTTHKLELALPEVPGLYLVTLPTTYGPVTQKLLVE